The genomic window TACCGTCGCGGGGTTTATCGGCGACGGCGTCCGCAACCTGGTAAAACGCTCCCTGGCAGGAGAAACCATTGATATTGACGAGGCGGTGCGCGTCAATTCCAGGTTTTACCTTGAACATATCCACGACCGAACCGTCCTATACCCCGGTGTTGCCGCCGGTTTGCCAGCGTTGCGCGCGCATGGCCATGTTCTGGCGCTCATCAGCAACAAGGGCGCGAGGGCCTGCAAAATAATTCTTGACCACTTCAAAATCGCGGACTTTTTCGCCAGCATTATCGGCGGCGACAGCGGTTTGCCGCTGAAACCCGATCCGGCCGCCGTCCGGGAAACCATGCGCCTGGTAAACATGAACGCCGCCGAAACCTGGATCATAGGCGACAACCACACCGACCTGGCCGCGGCGCGGAATGCGGTCGTGAAAAGCGTGTATGTCTCGTATGGCATCGGAAAAACCGGCCCGGAAAACGCAACGCTGAACTTCGCCGATTTTAACTCGCTGGTTGAATTCTTTCTTTGTAGGGGCCGCGCTTGCCGCGGGCCCATTAAATGGACTTCGCAAACGAAGCCCCTTTGAAGCATCCAAATTATAACACTGAACTGAAAACATGACCACCCGGAATAATATCCGCGCCCTCGTGCTTTTTTCCGGCGGACTGGACAGCCTGCTGGCCGCGCTCCTCCTGAAAGCGCAGAACATCCGGCTGACGGCCCTCATTTTCCGGAGCATTTTTTTTGACGCAACCGCCGCCGTCACCGCGGCTGAAAAGATGGATCTGCCGGTAAAAATCATTGATTTTACCGACACCCTCCTCGGCATCATTGAGCATCCCCGGCACGGGTTCGGCGCCGGATTAAATCCCTGCATTGACTGCCATGCCGCCATGATCAAAAAAGCCGGGGAAATAATGCGCGCGGAGAAATTTAATTTTGTGGCAACCGGCGAAGTTCTCAACGAACGCCCTATGTCGCAAAACAGACGCGCGTTGGCAATCGTCGCCAAAGAATCCGGCCTGGAAGGTTATCTGCTCCGGCCGCTCAGCGCGCAACTGCTGGAAATAACCGAGCCGGAAAAACTTGGCTGGGTGAACCGCGAAAAATTGTGCGCCATAAAAGGCCGCGGCCGCCGCCCCCAAATTGAGCTGGCGCGCGAGTTCGGCCTCGCCGATTACCCCCAGCCCGCCGGGGGATGCCTTTTGACCGACCCGGCTTACGGGAAACGTCTGCGCGAACTGCGCCGGCACGAGGGAGTCCGCAATATCGCCGCCATACAACTTTTGCGCGTCGGACGCCATTTCCGCCTTGGAAAAAACANNNNNNNNNNNNNNNNNNNNNNNNNNNNNNNNNNNNNNNNNNNNNNNNNNNNNNNNNNNNNNNNNNNNNNNNNNNNNNNNNNNNNNNNNNNNNNNNNNNNGGATGCCTTTTGACCGACCCGGCTTACGGGAAACGTCTGCGCGAACTGCGCCGGCACGAGGGAGTCCGCAATATCGCCGCCATACAACTTTTGCGCGTCGGACGCCATTTCCGCCTTGGAAAAAACAAGCTGATCGTCGGCCGGAATCAAAAGGAAAACGAATTCCTTGAACGCGCCCGGGACGACAAAACAACACTCCTGAAAACCATGAGCGTGCCCGGCCCCGCGGCCGTCATTCCCGTTTCCGCCGTGGAAGAGGAATTAATGCTGGCGGCCGCCATCTGCGCCCGTTACAGCGACCACAGGACAAACGAACTGGTTCTCATTGAAATTAATGACGGGAAAAACACACGGATGTTTGAAACATTGCCGGCAGAGCAAAGCGCGATTGACGCTTTGCGGATTTAACCCGGCTTATTCGCGGGGTTGATCAGGGGGGGGTATTAAGGAACCGAACCCCTGTTCGGGGATGTATGTTTTGTTGTCCGGAATTGCCCGGCAGTGCCGGGCTACAGCGATCAAATACAGTTGCCGCCTTTGACGACCTAACCCGAGTCCACCAGTGGCAAAGGTCGAAACTTTTACCGCAAGCCTTTGCCGCAAAAGCGGATTTCAGGTGTATCTGGCAATATCCAGAAGAAAACGGGCGAACTTATGCCGCGGAACAGAACAGATATAACCGTGAACACCACGTTTAAGAAAACCGCGGGCAACAAGTTTGCGCACATGACGAATAAGAGCGCTAAATGAAATATTCATATGGGAGACCATTTCTTCCGGTTGCATGGAACATTCCGATAATGTTTTGACAATGAGAATGCGTCGCGGATGAGTAAATGCTGTGGCATATCTGAAAATATTTTCGTGCGCATTTTTATCATCGGAAAATGTTTTTAGAATCACTCTCAGTAATTGGCCGCTATCTGGAACAGAACGGTTGGCGCCGGGACGGTAGTAGACCAACGGACCGATACGGCTGGCCATCAGCAGTCCTCGGGCGTTCAGCGCGCGCAACGATTGGCTTGCCAGAGACAAAGACAACCCTAACCGTTGCGCGACCTCAGAGACCCGCTGATCCGGATGCAGACATAATTCGTGTAAAACTTTGAGTCTGGTTCTGTTGGCCAACACCCGACATGTCCGCCAGAGGGTCGGACGCAATGCTTCGGATTTTGCGAAAAACATAATCACACTTTATAAAGTGTGATTATAAAAAATCAATAAAAAAGCGATGCCATCCAGTGTCATCCGCGAAAAACGTCAAAAGGCGCTGTTCTTCGTACAACTCAAGGGGACTGTCGCCCCTCTGTCCGCGTTTCCGAAAAATATCTTTGGAGCCCCGGGGTTGATTCTGCACGGTGCGGCTTCGGTCAAACAGCGCAAAGAAACCGTTTTGGGCTTGCCGATCGTGTTTCTCTTCAAAAAGAAACTTTATTGCTTTACCCGGTCAAAAACCGTTTCTTCCCCGAAGAGTTCGGGATTGTCTTTATTGGCCTCAATGTCTCCGGCCAATTCCGCAGTTGATACCGCGTGCTGGTTGACGACTTCCTTGTTCAGGAGGCGGACGGAAAGCTTGTCCGCCGCGGCCTCATAGGCGACAAACTGGTAAACGCGGTTGGTCTGAGGGGGATTCCCCTCGCCCGTGCCGATCCACTGAAGCTGAACCATTTTTTTTCCCGCGGCGCGGCACGGGCAGGCGCGGGCAAAGAGCGGGTCCTTGGCGCCGGCGGGGAACGAGACCAGGTATTCATTCCTGCTCAACGGCAGAACGAGCAGGCGCTCATTCTGATTGTCCGCCTTCGTGCTCTGCCACAAGCCCACGACCGCATTGTCAATCGGCGTTTCCGGTTTTGTCACCAGCGAAACGGTATAATCGCATCCTCCGAGCATCAGGCATCCGAACAGAATCAACGTTTTTTTTATCATCTTTTCCTCCCAACGCGCGCTTATGCGGGCGCGCAAAATCAAGCAACTATAATCCCGCCGCAACGATTTTATTCGCCTGCCGGCCCAAGCCCTCAATCGCCAGCTCTATTTCGTCCCCGGGCCGAAAGAGAGCCGGCGGATTCTGCAGGGAACCGATGCCGGCCGGAGTGCCGGTGGCGATAACATCCCCCGGGAAGAGGGTGATCGCTGAACTTATGAACGAAAGGATGAAAGGTATTTTAAAAATCATGTTCTCCGTGGAATCATTCTGCAGCACCCGGCCGTTGTGGATAAATTGCATTCCGAGACGGCCGGGATTCTTGACTTCATCCCGCGTCGCCAGCCAGGGCCCGAGCGGACAGAAGGTATCGGCGCTTTTTGCCCGGAACCATTGCTGATCGGCCCGCTGCGCCTCGCGGTCGGTCACGTCATTAAAAATCGCGTAGCCAGCCACGTGTTCAAACGCCTGTTCCTCGGAAATATTTTTCGCCTTTTTGCCGATCACGACCGCCAGTTCAACTTCGCCGTCAACCGCGCGGCTCCGCGGCGGCAGAACGATATTGTCGCGCGGCCCGACCATGGCGCTGGCGGCTTTCGCGAACAGAATTGGCGCCGCCGGCACGCTGGCGTCAAATTCACGGGCGTGCGCCGCATAATTTTTTCCAAGACAGATAATCTTGCCCGGCCTGGCAACGGGCGGCCCCAGGCGGACGCCTTCGGCCGGAACCAGCTTGCGGCCGCTCTCTTTCAGCAGATTTTCAATCCGTTTCAATCCATCCTGCGCGAAAAAACGTTCATTATAATCCTCAATGTCAAACGCCATGGCCCGCACGTCAAGAATTCTGCCGGCATCGGCCTCCCCCAGCAAAACCCCGGGCCGCTCGGCCCCGCATTCTCCAAACCGCACCAGTTTCATGACACTCCTATTATCTGACCCCGGTAGTCAGTAGACAGAATTCAGAATCCTCTTCATTCTGGCTGCTGCCCCCTGACTCCTCATTCTGTGTTCTGACCACTGAATTCTGACTTCTTCTTCAGACCACTCCCTGCGCCAGCATGGCATTGGCCACCTTGCGAAAGCCGGCAATATTGGCGCCCTTGACGTAATTCACAAAATCACCTTCCTTCCCGTAACGCCCGCAGCTCTCGTGAATGGCCTTCATAATTTGCCGCAGGCGCTGGTCAACCTCCTCGCGCGGCCACGAAAGGTGCATGGCGTTCTGGGACATTTCCAACCCGGAGGTGGCCACGCCGCCGGCGTTGGCGGCCTTGCCCGGGCCGTATAAAATTTTTGCTTTGAGAAAAACATCCACGGCTTCCGGCACGGTCGGCATATTGGCCCCTTCGCTCACGCACTTGCACCCGTTTTTAACCAGCTCCCGCGCGTCGGCGGCGCTAATTTCATTCTGGGTGGCGCAGGGAAAAGCCAGCCCGCACGGAATATGCCAGGGGACCCGGCCGGGCAGGAATTCGGCCCCGGAAAATTTTTGCGCATATTCGGATATCCTTCCGCGGCGGTTGTTTTTTAAATCCATTACCCAGGCAAGTTTTTCGGAGTCAATGCCGCCGGCGTCATAAACGGCGCCGTCGGAATCGGAAAGAGTCAAAACCTTTGCGCCCAGTTCCAGAAGTTTTTCCGCGGTGTGTTGGGCCACGTTGCCGGAGCCGGAAACAACGGCCGTCTGCCCGGCGATCTGCGCGCCGCGCGTGGCCAGCATTTCCGCGGCGAAATAAACGCATCCGAAACCGGTGGCCTCTTTCCTGATCAGCGAGCCGCCCCACTCCAGCCCCTTGCCGGTCAACACGCCGGAAAAATCGCGCGTAAGTTTCTTGTATTGTCCGAAAAGAAACCCGATTTCGCGCCCTCCCACCCCGATATCGCCGGCCGGGACGTCAATATTGGGGCCGATAAACCGGAAAAGCTCGTTCATGAACGACTGGCAGAAGCGCATGACCTCGCCGTCGCTTTTGCCGCGCGGATCAAAATCCGCCCCGCCCTTGCCGCCGCCCATCGGCAGGCTGGTGAGGGAGTTCTTGAAGACCTGTTCAAAGGCCAGGAATTTGAGAATGCCGAGGTTGACGGAGGCGTGGAAGCGCAACCCGCCCTTGTAGGGGCCGATGGCGGAATTCATTTCCACCCGGAACCCGCGGTTGACCTGCACCTCGCCGCGGTCGTCAACCCACGGCACGCGAAACATGACCACCCGCTCCGGCTCAACCATCCGCTCCAGTATTTTTCCGCGCACATAGGCCGGCACGGAGGAAGCCAGCGGCATGACGCTTTCCGCCACCTCGCGCACGGCCTGATGAAACTCCGGTTCGCCCGGATTTTTCGCGACAACCGACTCCATAAAATATTCAATGGATTGCTTCATGTTTTTTATCGCTCTCTGACCTAAAACCGAAAAATTACGTAAGGGTATATGTATCACAGCTTGCCCTCCGTGAAAACAATATTTTTCGGCTATTTTCCGCTTGCAATCCATGCCCCGGGGAATATAAGTTACAAACGTTGCATTTGCTTCCCGCCGAAAACCATTGGAATTTAATAATACCGAGAGGAGCGCATCGCGAAAACAGCTGGGTTGGGCCGCGTCATCAAGCTTGATAATTGCGCTCGTTGCGACGCGGCGGTCTCCGCCCGATTAATTCCGGAAAAACTCGCATAAAAATGAACAGGAATTACATCCCGGAAATAAAAATCTGCGGGATCACCCGCCTGGCTGACGCCCGCGCCGCCCGCGATGCCGGCGCGGATTACCTGGGGTTTGTGCTTTACGATAAATCCCCCCGGGCGATTTCGCCGGATGCCCTGCGCCGGATACGCGGCGCGCTGGGTAAAAACGTGAAATGCGTCGGGGTCTTTGTTAATCCGCCGCCGCTGGCGGCCGCGCAACAGGCGAAAGACTGCGGCCTTGACGTCGTCCAGTTGTGCGGCGAAGAAAAATATGAATCCTTTCGCCTGTTCCCCCTGCCCGTCTGGCGCGTCATCCGAATGCAGAACGGAGAAGTAACGCCCGCGCCGTCCGCCTGGCCTGCCGAGCGGTATGTGCTTGATTCCAACCAGGCCGGCCTCTACGGCGGCACCGGCGCGGCTCTTGACTGGTCCGCGGCCGCCCGGATCGCCGGTGAAAACAAAATAATGCTGGCCGGCGGATTAACCCCGGCCAATGTCGCCACGGCTATACGAATCGTCCGGCCGTTCGGCGTGGATGTCTCTTCCGGCGTTGAACTGCGGCCCGGACAAAAGGACCATGAAAAAATACGTTTTTTTATTGAAGTGGTCAAAACAACCTGCCATGATGTTTAAAACATGCGAAAAAACAACCGACAACCCGATAAAAACGGTCATTTCGGCCCCTACGGCGGACGCTACGTGGCCGAGACCCTGATGCCCGCCCTGCAGGAACTGGAAAAGGCCTATCGCGCCGCCGCGAAAGATTCCGCCTTCCAAGGTGAATTTCACGCGCTTTTGAGCGATTACGTCGGCCGGCCGTCTCCCCTTTACCTGGCCGGACGTTTGACGGAAAGTTACGGCGGCGCGCGCATTTATCTTAAACGCGAGGATTTGAACCATACCGGCGCGCACAAGATCAACAACACCATCGGCCAGGCCCTGCTCGCGAAAAGGATGGGGAAAACGCGTTTGATGGCCGAAACCGGCGCCGGCCAGCACGGCGTGGCCACGGCGACCGCCGCGGCGCTCTTCGGCATGAAATGCGACGTTTACATGGGAGCGGAGGATATTTGCCGCCAGGCCCCCAATGTCCGGCGCATGGAATTTCTCGGCGCAAAGGTGCATGAGGTCAAAACCGGGACCGCCACTCTCAAGGACGCCATGAGCGAGGCCATGCGCGCCTGGGTCGCGCGCGTTGACGACACTTTTTACGTCATCGGCTCGGTGGCCGGCCCCCACCCCTATCCGGTCATGGTGCGCGATTTCCAGAGCGTGATCGGAACTGAAACGCGGCGGCAGATACTGAAAAAAAACGGCAGACTGCCGGACATGATAATCGCCTGCGTCGGCGGCGGCAGCAACTCGGCCGGCATTTTTTACTCATTTCTCAACGCGCCGGCAGTGAAACTGGTCGGAGTGGAAGCGGCCGGGTTCGGGCTGAAAACCGGCAAACACGCCGCAAGCATCAGCGCGGGTAAAATCGGAGTCCTGCATGGAAGCAAAAGCTATCTATTGCAGGACAAAAACGGCCAGGTGCGCAACGCCCATTCCGTCAGCGCGGGGCTGGACTATCCCGGCGTGGGACCGGAACATGCCTGCTGGGCCGATTCAAAAAAAGTGGAATACTGCGCCATCACCGACGCCGAAGCCCTGCAGGCCTTTTACGATCTGACGCGGCTGGAAGGCATCCTACCGGCCCTGGAATCATGCCATGCGCTGGCCGAAGCAAAAAAACGGGCGCGCAAGCTGGGCCGCCGGAAAAACATCGTGGTCAATCTCTCCGGACGGGGCGACAAGGACCTGGATCATATTTTTTCGCTGTCCGCCCCGCAAAAAGGGCGAAAAACACAGCGATAAGTTTATTTTCATAATATCAGAATCAGCGGCGAAAAAATATAATGAACCGAATAACGGCGAAATTTGAAGAATTAAAAAAACAGGGCCGAAAAGCGCTGATCGGCTATCTGACCGCCGGCGATCCGGACCTGAAAACATCCGCACAGTTCATGCGCGCGGCGCTTGCCAACGGCGTGG from Kiritimatiellia bacterium includes these protein-coding regions:
- a CDS encoding HAD-IA family hydrolase; translated protein: MKQQLLIFDLDGTLIDSRHDLSAGINLMRRHYNLPPLDVDTVAGFIGDGVRNLVKRSLAGETIDIDEAVRVNSRFYLEHIHDRTVLYPGVAAGLPALRAHGHVLALISNKGARACKIILDHFKIADFFASIIGGDSGLPLKPDPAAVRETMRLVNMNAAETWIIGDNHTDLAAARNAVVKSVYVSYGIGKTGPENATLNFADFNSLVEFFLCRGRACRGPIKWTSQTKPL
- a CDS encoding tRNA 4-thiouridine(8) synthase ThiI, with translation MTTRNNIRALVLFSGGLDSLLAALLLKAQNIRLTALIFRSIFFDATAAVTAAEKMDLPVKIIDFTDTLLGIIEHPRHGFGAGLNPCIDCHAAMIKKAGEIMRAEKFNFVATGEVLNERPMSQNRRALAIVAKESGLEGYLLRPLSAQLLEITEPEKLGWVNREKLCAIKGRGRRPQIELAREFGLADYPQPAGGCLLTDPAYGKRLRELRRHEGVRNIAAIQLLRVGRHFRLGKN
- a CDS encoding tRNA 4-thiouridine(8) synthase ThiI; amino-acid sequence: GCLLTDPAYGKRLRELRRHEGVRNIAAIQLLRVGRHFRLGKNKLIVGRNQKENEFLERARDDKTTLLKTMSVPGPAAVIPVSAVEEELMLAAAICARYSDHRTNELVLIEINDGKNTRMFETLPAEQSAIDALRI
- a CDS encoding ArsR family transcriptional regulator produces the protein MASRIGPLVYYRPGANRSVPDSGQLLRVILKTFSDDKNAHENIFRYATAFTHPRRILIVKTLSECSMQPEEMVSHMNISFSALIRHVRKLVARGFLKRGVHGYICSVPRHKFARFLLDIARYT
- a CDS encoding fumarylacetoacetate hydrolase family protein is translated as MKLVRFGECGAERPGVLLGEADAGRILDVRAMAFDIEDYNERFFAQDGLKRIENLLKESGRKLVPAEGVRLGPPVARPGKIICLGKNYAAHAREFDASVPAAPILFAKAASAMVGPRDNIVLPPRSRAVDGEVELAVVIGKKAKNISEEQAFEHVAGYAIFNDVTDREAQRADQQWFRAKSADTFCPLGPWLATRDEVKNPGRLGMQFIHNGRVLQNDSTENMIFKIPFILSFISSAITLFPGDVIATGTPAGIGSLQNPPALFRPGDEIELAIEGLGRQANKIVAAGL
- the gdhA gene encoding NADP-specific glutamate dehydrogenase, which codes for MKQSIEYFMESVVAKNPGEPEFHQAVREVAESVMPLASSVPAYVRGKILERMVEPERVVMFRVPWVDDRGEVQVNRGFRVEMNSAIGPYKGGLRFHASVNLGILKFLAFEQVFKNSLTSLPMGGGKGGADFDPRGKSDGEVMRFCQSFMNELFRFIGPNIDVPAGDIGVGGREIGFLFGQYKKLTRDFSGVLTGKGLEWGGSLIRKEATGFGCVYFAAEMLATRGAQIAGQTAVVSGSGNVAQHTAEKLLELGAKVLTLSDSDGAVYDAGGIDSEKLAWVMDLKNNRRGRISEYAQKFSGAEFLPGRVPWHIPCGLAFPCATQNEISAADARELVKNGCKCVSEGANMPTVPEAVDVFLKAKILYGPGKAANAGGVATSGLEMSQNAMHLSWPREEVDQRLRQIMKAIHESCGRYGKEGDFVNYVKGANIAGFRKVANAMLAQGVV
- a CDS encoding phosphoribosylanthranilate isomerase translates to MNRNYIPEIKICGITRLADARAARDAGADYLGFVLYDKSPRAISPDALRRIRGALGKNVKCVGVFVNPPPLAAAQQAKDCGLDVVQLCGEEKYESFRLFPLPVWRVIRMQNGEVTPAPSAWPAERYVLDSNQAGLYGGTGAALDWSAAARIAGENKIMLAGGLTPANVATAIRIVRPFGVDVSSGVELRPGQKDHEKIRFFIEVVKTTCHDV
- the trpB gene encoding tryptophan synthase subunit beta gives rise to the protein MRKNNRQPDKNGHFGPYGGRYVAETLMPALQELEKAYRAAAKDSAFQGEFHALLSDYVGRPSPLYLAGRLTESYGGARIYLKREDLNHTGAHKINNTIGQALLAKRMGKTRLMAETGAGQHGVATATAAALFGMKCDVYMGAEDICRQAPNVRRMEFLGAKVHEVKTGTATLKDAMSEAMRAWVARVDDTFYVIGSVAGPHPYPVMVRDFQSVIGTETRRQILKKNGRLPDMIIACVGGGSNSAGIFYSFLNAPAVKLVGVEAAGFGLKTGKHAASISAGKIGVLHGSKSYLLQDKNGQVRNAHSVSAGLDYPGVGPEHACWADSKKVEYCAITDAEALQAFYDLTRLEGILPALESCHALAEAKKRARKLGRRKNIVVNLSGRGDKDLDHIFSLSAPQKGRKTQR